One genomic segment of Clostridium saccharoperbutylacetonicum N1-4(HMT) includes these proteins:
- the ligA gene encoding NAD-dependent DNA ligase LigA gives MDKIEKIKELVETLNRYSYEYYSLDSPSVSDKDYDAKYYELQALENETGFVLPYSPTLRVGDVVLEGFKKYTHKAKLWSLDKAQSIQEIIDWHNRNVKFVEEMRSRGENLPDLKYVLTKKFDGLTINLTYNNEGILEIAATRGTGSIGEEVTAQVKTIKSIPLKIQSGDILEVHGEAIMTQEAFNKYNEASETPLKNLRNGAAGALRNLNVKETARRNLSAFFYDVGYKEGIPFTTYLEMMDFIKKQGLPVDDYIRICTSIEEIEKEIEYIKDIRFDLNYDIDGLVIAIDDIRTRELLGYTIKFPKWAIAYKFEAQEATTKLLDVEWNVGRSGRVGPTAILEPVELAGVTVKRATLNNMDDIARKGVRIGAEVFVRRSNDVIPEIMGIVPDSLEGSEEIKVPEVCPACGSHLVLNGAHYFCENTLSCKPQLVKTIVHYASREAMNIAGFSEKTAEQLFEKLNIKAISDLYKLKEEELIGLEKFGAKKAQNLLEAIEKSKDCDLDAFIYALGIPNVGAKTARDLVNRFKSIEGLKSATFEELVEVQDVGDIVAQGVVVFFKEEKVLETIEELLALGVNPKFIEQEVIENPFEGKTVVATGSLQNYSRTEIKDKLESLGAKVAGSVSKKTDYVIAGEAAGSKLTKAQELGVKVLSEEEFEDLLRG, from the coding sequence ATGGATAAGATTGAAAAAATAAAGGAACTTGTAGAAACATTAAATAGGTATTCCTATGAATACTATTCTCTAGACAGTCCTTCTGTAAGTGATAAGGATTATGATGCGAAATATTACGAACTTCAGGCATTAGAAAATGAAACTGGATTTGTACTTCCTTATTCACCTACATTGAGAGTTGGAGATGTAGTATTAGAAGGATTTAAAAAATATACTCATAAAGCAAAGCTTTGGAGTTTAGATAAAGCACAAAGTATTCAAGAAATAATAGATTGGCATAATAGAAATGTTAAGTTTGTTGAAGAAATGAGAAGCAGAGGGGAGAATTTACCAGATTTAAAATATGTGCTTACAAAGAAATTCGATGGACTTACAATAAACTTAACATATAATAATGAAGGTATACTTGAAATTGCTGCAACAAGAGGAACAGGAAGTATTGGAGAAGAAGTAACAGCTCAGGTAAAAACAATAAAATCAATTCCTCTTAAAATTCAAAGTGGCGATATTTTAGAAGTTCATGGAGAAGCTATAATGACCCAAGAAGCTTTTAATAAATATAATGAAGCTTCAGAAACTCCATTGAAAAATTTAAGAAATGGAGCAGCAGGAGCATTAAGAAATCTTAATGTTAAAGAAACTGCAAGAAGAAATTTGTCAGCATTTTTTTATGATGTTGGATATAAGGAAGGAATTCCTTTTACAACATATCTAGAAATGATGGATTTTATAAAAAAGCAAGGGCTGCCAGTAGATGATTATATTAGAATTTGCACATCTATAGAAGAAATAGAAAAAGAAATTGAATATATAAAAGATATTAGGTTTGACTTGAATTATGATATTGATGGGCTTGTAATCGCAATAGATGACATTAGAACTAGAGAATTATTAGGCTATACAATTAAATTCCCTAAGTGGGCAATAGCATATAAGTTTGAAGCTCAAGAAGCTACTACTAAGCTTTTGGATGTTGAATGGAATGTTGGAAGAAGTGGAAGAGTTGGCCCAACAGCAATACTAGAACCAGTTGAACTTGCTGGAGTTACTGTTAAAAGAGCAACACTTAACAATATGGATGATATAGCAAGAAAAGGTGTTAGAATTGGTGCAGAAGTGTTTGTAAGAAGAAGTAACGATGTTATTCCTGAAATTATGGGAATAGTTCCTGATTCACTGGAAGGTTCTGAAGAAATAAAGGTACCTGAAGTATGCCCAGCATGTGGAAGTCACTTGGTTTTAAATGGTGCACATTACTTCTGTGAAAATACGTTGTCTTGTAAGCCGCAATTAGTTAAGACTATAGTTCATTATGCTTCAAGAGAAGCTATGAATATTGCAGGTTTTTCAGAAAAAACAGCAGAGCAGTTATTTGAAAAACTTAATATTAAAGCTATTTCTGATTTATATAAATTAAAAGAAGAAGAATTAATAGGACTAGAGAAGTTTGGAGCTAAGAAGGCTCAAAATCTTTTAGAAGCTATAGAGAAAAGCAAAGATTGTGATTTAGATGCTTTTATATATGCATTAGGAATACCTAACGTGGGGGCAAAAACTGCAAGAGACTTAGTAAATAGATTTAAGTCTATAGAAGGGTTAAAAAGTGCCACCTTTGAGGAGTTAGTTGAAGTTCAAGATGTAGGAGATATAGTTGCACAAGGTGTAGTGGTATTCTTTAAAGAAGAAAAAGTATTAGAAACAATAGAAGAATTGTTAGCTTTAGGTGTAAATCCTAAATTTATAGAACAAGAAGTTATAGAAAATCCTTTTGAAGGAAAAACTGTTGTTGCTACTGGATCTCTTCAGAATTACTCTAGAACTGAAATAAAAGATAAATTAGAAAGTTTAGGAGCAAAAGTTGCAGGCAGTGTAAGCAAAAAAACAGACTATGTTATAGCAGGAGAAGCGGCTGGATCAAAATTAACGAAAGCACAGGAATTGGGAGTTAAGGTCCTTTCAGAGGAAGAATTTGAAGATTTGTTAAGGGGGTAA
- a CDS encoding ABC transporter substrate-binding protein has product MKKYFLCIITFSFIIIFCLGFINKENGNVSNNTMDETISYGINEIPEDLEKVTNLTKYHEDIICAVSKGLVSKDENNKITPMLASDVIKDKDGIQYEFKLRDDIFWSDGSKITPKDIAEFFKELLKEEDEKNIQALLNVYGAKEFKEGKVVFEKGVAINETDNSIIIRLNKKDDDFLNELTKPQYRLRKYLIMWRAIQNNCNKLVYSGDYKIDSINKDKIVLKSNSNEAKIGNINIFSDNSVEASMASYEVNERDIVINPPETELSKLLEEKKLITIPKSNATYLVFNSKNNAIPLQGRREIYNDICKAMEAYQNANNKEFDLAEGSFFREDKQDLTKLQARKVVSNKEGSWDKPKILTILCEDSNENRIICRSIQTWFKENTNITVKYSLVKDEFEDQELKKRYDMLLVDNDANESKKQNFYLNFKEYLSDNQNKLLEKSINVKQNQDFSNLEEDLFDNYNILPLVFYNENIAISDKAGKLKVDGNGNIDFSSINSN; this is encoded by the coding sequence ATGAAGAAATATTTTTTATGTATAATCACATTTAGTTTTATCATTATATTTTGTTTGGGATTTATAAATAAGGAAAACGGAAATGTATCGAATAATACAATGGATGAGACTATAAGTTACGGTATAAATGAAATCCCAGAAGATTTAGAAAAGGTCACAAATCTAACTAAGTATCACGAAGATATTATTTGTGCTGTTAGCAAGGGGTTAGTTTCAAAGGATGAAAATAATAAGATAACACCTATGTTAGCAAGTGATGTTATTAAGGATAAAGATGGCATTCAGTACGAATTTAAACTTAGAGATGATATTTTTTGGAGTGATGGTAGTAAAATAACACCTAAGGATATAGCAGAATTTTTCAAAGAATTATTAAAAGAAGAAGATGAAAAAAATATTCAAGCTTTGTTAAATGTATATGGGGCAAAGGAATTTAAAGAAGGAAAAGTTGTTTTCGAAAAAGGTGTGGCAATAAATGAAACTGATAATTCTATTATTATTAGACTAAATAAAAAAGATGATGATTTTTTAAATGAACTAACGAAACCACAGTATAGGCTTAGAAAGTATTTGATAATGTGGAGAGCTATACAAAATAATTGCAATAAATTAGTTTACTCGGGAGATTATAAAATTGATTCTATTAATAAAGATAAAATTGTGTTAAAAAGTAATAGCAATGAAGCTAAGATAGGAAATATAAATATATTTAGCGATAATAGTGTTGAAGCATCAATGGCATCATATGAAGTTAATGAAAGAGATATAGTAATAAATCCTCCGGAAACGGAACTTAGCAAGTTACTTGAAGAAAAGAAATTAATAACAATTCCAAAGTCAAATGCAACCTATCTAGTTTTTAATAGCAAAAATAATGCCATTCCACTTCAAGGTAGAAGAGAAATTTATAATGACATATGTAAAGCAATGGAAGCTTATCAAAATGCTAATAATAAAGAGTTTGATCTGGCTGAAGGAAGTTTTTTTAGAGAAGATAAGCAGGATTTGACTAAGTTACAGGCAAGGAAAGTTGTAAGTAATAAAGAAGGTTCCTGGGATAAGCCTAAAATATTAACAATATTATGCGAAGATTCTAATGAAAACAGAATTATATGTAGAAGTATTCAAACATGGTTTAAGGAAAATACTAATATAACAGTAAAATATAGTTTGGTGAAAGATGAGTTTGAAGATCAAGAGTTAAAAAAAAGATATGATATGCTTTTAGTTGACAATGATGCGAATGAATCCAAAAAACAAAACTTTTATCTGAATTTTAAGGAATATTTATCAGATAATCAAAATAAGCTTTTAGAAAAATCAATTAATGTTAAACAAAATCAAGATTTTTCTAATTTAGAGGAAGATTTATTTGATAATTATAATATACTTCCTTTAGTTTTTTATAATGAAAATATAGCTATTTCTGATAAAGCTGGTAAATTAAAAGTTGATGGAAATGGCAATATAGACTTTTCTTCAATAAATAGTAATTAA
- a CDS encoding XTP/dITP diphosphatase, whose protein sequence is MKRLILASNNKKKIKEMKEILKELDIEVKSLENENINIDVIEDGHTFEENAKKKAKEIYEFLLERGDKDFIVLADDSGLAVEYLNGEPGIYSARYAGEHGNDAKNNEKLLGKLKNVKKEDRSAKFICQLAMFTEAGEYYKVTGEANGYIIEELHGEGGFGYDPLFFFEPLNKTFAELTSDEKNEISHRGNALKELKKIIVTLL, encoded by the coding sequence ATGAAAAGATTGATATTAGCTAGTAATAATAAAAAGAAAATTAAAGAAATGAAGGAAATTTTAAAAGAATTAGATATTGAAGTTAAATCTTTAGAAAATGAGAATATTAATATAGATGTAATTGAAGATGGTCATACTTTTGAAGAAAATGCAAAAAAGAAAGCAAAGGAAATATATGAATTTCTGTTAGAAAGAGGAGACAAAGATTTCATTGTATTAGCAGATGATTCAGGATTGGCAGTTGAATATTTAAATGGAGAACCAGGGATATATTCAGCGAGATATGCTGGAGAGCATGGGAATGATGCTAAAAATAATGAGAAATTATTAGGAAAATTAAAAAATGTAAAAAAAGAAGACAGAAGTGCTAAATTTATTTGTCAGTTAGCAATGTTTACTGAAGCGGGTGAATACTATAAGGTGACAGGAGAAGCTAATGGATACATAATAGAAGAATTGCATGGAGAAGGTGGATTTGGGTATGATCCGTTGTTTTTCTTCGAACCATTAAATAAAACTTTTGCAGAATTAACCTCTGATGAGAAAAATGAAATTAGTCATAGAGGAAATGCATTAAAGGAGCTAAAGAAGATAATTGTTACATTGTTATAA